In Candidatus Eremiobacterota bacterium, a single window of DNA contains:
- a CDS encoding phosphotransferase: protein MRKPDDDLIHEMTGRFLPGSGAPGVTALTKGGSDRDFFRLSRGGETAVLCVTTNREELDYYLALGSFFFGEGIPVPRFFCWSLERGFVLMEDCGSLSVHEKVHGDPGEEELFSLYRSVLSELVKLQSLDSGRCEHLGRRPFDYDTLRWETGYFREHFLGTLMKDPESTGSALEETFHRMACEVALLPRVPMHRDFQSQNILVRQGSPFFIDFQGSRTGSPFYDVASLLLDPYVELPEHLHDRLLEEYFRMVSLEGFSPGSYGRFRDNYLLTAHQRLMQALGAYGNLGINKGKRQFLSHVPAALRLLERVVTRSGRHPELIAVVRRSMERLSSVTGG, encoded by the coding sequence ATGAGAAAACCAGATGATGACCTGATTCATGAGATGACGGGGCGCTTTCTTCCCGGTTCAGGAGCCCCCGGGGTGACGGCTCTCACCAAGGGCGGCTCCGACAGGGATTTCTTCCGCCTCTCAAGGGGCGGTGAAACGGCGGTGCTCTGCGTCACCACAAACCGCGAGGAGCTTGACTACTACCTCGCCCTGGGATCGTTTTTCTTCGGCGAGGGAATCCCCGTGCCGCGCTTTTTTTGCTGGTCCCTCGAGAGGGGCTTTGTCCTCATGGAGGACTGTGGCTCCCTCTCAGTCCATGAAAAGGTCCACGGCGACCCGGGGGAGGAAGAGCTCTTTTCCCTTTACCGGTCGGTTCTGAGTGAGCTCGTAAAGCTGCAGAGTCTTGATTCCGGGCGCTGTGAGCATCTGGGGAGGCGTCCTTTTGATTATGACACCCTCCGGTGGGAAACGGGGTATTTCAGGGAGCACTTCCTGGGAACCCTTATGAAGGACCCTGAGAGCACCGGCAGCGCCCTTGAGGAGACCTTTCACCGAATGGCGTGCGAGGTGGCCCTTCTCCCCCGTGTGCCCATGCACCGCGACTTCCAGTCACAGAACATCCTTGTCCGCCAGGGCTCCCCTTTTTTCATAGACTTTCAGGGGAGCCGCACGGGGAGCCCCTTCTATGATGTGGCCTCCCTTCTGCTGGACCCTTACGTGGAGCTTCCTGAGCATCTCCATGACAGGCTTCTTGAGGAATATTTCCGCATGGTCTCTCTTGAGGGCTTTTCTCCGGGATCGTACGGCCGCTTTCGGGATAACTATCTCCTCACGGCCCACCAGAGGCTCATGCAGGCCCTGGGGGCCTATGGAAATCTCGGGATCAACAAGGGGAAAAGGCAATTCCTTTCCCATGTGCCGGCGGCTCTCAGGCTTCTTGAGAGGGTTGTCACCCGGTCGGGCCGGCACCCGGAGCTCATTGCTGTGGTGAGGCGATCGATGGAGAGGCTTTCCTCTGTCACTGGTGGATGA
- a CDS encoding NDP-sugar synthase, translating to MSEGSKALILSAGLGTRLRPLTAILPKPLMPVANVPLIDIIVERLAGCGFTALGVNLHHMAEEIRRHLESRKGALSFWFSHEEVILGTGGGIAGFAPFLEGEEWFLVHNGDVMGDADIQGLVAFHRERRALATLLLVENEATNVVRVVPSGDIIDIRGCLRPHDHAGRLLTFSGIAVYSGSILKALPRGAFYSIIDFLLEKMQSEGARVAGYAPAAPCYWRDIGSIPSYLALHRDILSRGIFNPPSMGEPHKGMLVGKGAHVAPGARIEGFLSLGEGASIGSGALLRDVVVFPGTAVPEGTEAHDAVFAGSYVAREQ from the coding sequence ATGAGTGAAGGCTCCAAGGCTCTCATCCTCTCGGCAGGGCTCGGGACGCGCCTCCGCCCTCTCACCGCGATACTTCCCAAGCCTCTCATGCCGGTCGCCAATGTCCCCCTTATCGACATCATCGTGGAGAGGCTCGCGGGGTGCGGCTTTACCGCCCTCGGCGTGAATCTTCATCACATGGCGGAGGAGATCAGGCGCCATCTGGAAAGCCGCAAAGGAGCCCTCTCGTTCTGGTTTTCCCATGAGGAGGTCATCCTGGGGACAGGGGGAGGTATTGCCGGCTTTGCGCCTTTTCTTGAAGGAGAGGAATGGTTCCTTGTCCATAACGGCGATGTCATGGGTGATGCGGACATTCAAGGCCTTGTGGCATTCCACCGTGAGCGGAGGGCCCTCGCCACCCTTCTTCTCGTGGAGAACGAGGCGACCAATGTGGTCCGCGTGGTGCCTTCCGGCGATATAATTGATATCCGCGGCTGTCTTCGGCCTCATGACCACGCGGGGCGCCTTCTCACCTTCAGCGGCATTGCCGTCTATTCGGGGAGCATTCTGAAGGCCCTGCCCCGGGGAGCTTTCTATTCAATCATAGATTTTCTGCTGGAAAAAATGCAGAGTGAGGGGGCTCGTGTGGCGGGGTATGCTCCTGCGGCCCCCTGTTACTGGCGGGATATAGGAAGTATTCCCTCCTACCTCGCCCTTCACAGGGATATTCTCTCGAGGGGCATATTCAATCCCCCGTCAATGGGAGAGCCTCACAAGGGCATGCTTGTAGGAAAGGGAGCTCATGTGGCTCCCGGGGCCCGCATTGAGGGGTTTCTCTCCCTGGGCGAGGGTGCCTCAATAGGCAGTGGCGCTCTTCTTCGGGATGTAGTCGTCTTTCCCGGCACTGCGGTGCCGGAAGGCACGGAAGCCCATGACGCCGTCTTCGCCGGGAGCTACGTTGCAAGGGAGCAGTGA
- a CDS encoding DUF1343 domain-containing protein has product MAVPVFPGIDVLLKKDFEPLAGASVGLLVNQASVDRNLVHTARHFLAQRAFSLKALFGPQHGIYGTTQDNMIEWEGFNDQRARVPVFSLYGAVREPTDEMLEGLDTLVIDLPDVGARYYTFIWTALFMLRKCIKKGIRVVVLDRPNPINGKALEGPLIEEGYRSFVGLYPIIIRHGMTIGELMAMMYREEAMAGKLIVITMEGWRRSMWHDDTHLPWVMPSPNMPTLDTAVVYPGFCLLEGTAISEGRGTTRPFEFFGAPFIEPELLCADLEAEQLPGVHFRPAWFEPTFQKHRGELCGGAQVHVTDREKFMPILTAVAVLKAVVRRWGEKFRWKEPPYEYEYEKLPFDILAGSPRLRQAICEDRPLAALLEEWQQSQEDFRKRRQEFLLYE; this is encoded by the coding sequence ATGGCAGTGCCCGTTTTCCCAGGCATTGACGTCCTTCTGAAGAAGGATTTTGAGCCCCTTGCCGGCGCGTCGGTGGGGCTCCTGGTGAATCAGGCCTCGGTGGACAGGAACCTGGTTCACACGGCCAGGCATTTCCTCGCTCAGCGGGCTTTCTCACTCAAGGCCCTTTTCGGCCCCCAGCATGGCATCTACGGTACCACCCAGGACAACATGATAGAATGGGAAGGGTTCAATGATCAGAGGGCCCGCGTTCCTGTCTTCAGCCTCTACGGCGCCGTGCGTGAGCCTACCGACGAGATGCTCGAGGGATTGGACACCCTGGTGATTGACCTCCCCGATGTGGGGGCTCGCTACTATACCTTTATCTGGACGGCCCTCTTCATGCTCAGAAAGTGCATAAAGAAGGGCATCAGGGTCGTGGTCCTTGACAGGCCCAACCCCATCAACGGGAAGGCTCTCGAGGGCCCGCTCATTGAAGAGGGCTACCGATCCTTCGTGGGGCTCTATCCCATAATCATACGCCATGGTATGACCATAGGTGAGCTCATGGCGATGATGTACAGGGAGGAAGCCATGGCGGGGAAGCTCATCGTCATCACCATGGAGGGCTGGAGGCGCTCCATGTGGCATGACGACACGCACCTGCCCTGGGTCATGCCCTCGCCCAACATGCCCACTCTCGATACTGCCGTGGTCTATCCCGGCTTCTGCCTTCTCGAGGGGACGGCCATCTCGGAGGGGAGGGGCACCACGAGGCCCTTTGAGTTCTTCGGCGCTCCCTTTATTGAACCGGAGCTCCTTTGCGCCGACCTCGAGGCCGAGCAGCTTCCCGGCGTCCACTTCAGGCCCGCCTGGTTTGAGCCCACCTTCCAGAAGCACAGGGGGGAGCTCTGCGGCGGGGCCCAGGTCCATGTGACTGACAGGGAGAAGTTCATGCCGATCCTCACGGCAGTCGCCGTGCTGAAGGCCGTGGTGAGGCGATGGGGGGAGAAGTTCCGGTGGAAAGAGCCGCCTTATGAATATGAATATGAGAAGCTCCCCTTTGACATCCTTGCGGGGAGCCCCAGGCTTCGGCAGGCCATCTGTGAGGACAGGCCCCTTGCGGCCCTCCTTGAGGAGTGGCAGCAGTCGCAGGAGGACTTCAGGAAGAGGCGCCAGGAGTTTCTTCTTTATGAGTGA
- the ricT gene encoding regulatory iron-sulfur-containing complex subunit RicT, whose protein sequence is MPDVVGVSFKRAGKIYHFEKGSIELSIGDYVIVETVRGREMGRVSVASREVEGDSSGTALKSIIRKATEEDFDLYYENRFKAAEALKICAEKVKAHKLAMKLIDVEYTHEGSKVIFYFSAEGRIDFRNLVRDLAAVFKKRIELHQIGVRDEAKLIGGLGPCGRPICCATFMTEFDPVSIKMAKEQNLSLNPERISGTCGRLMCCLKHEHCFYHETLKELPEIGTTIEFPEGPGMVVDLSVPKRSVIMEFANNVRTEVPQAELPPYRPARAERGENRGRQGKRNGEKPPAPPSQKPDEKPQEKPPKEPQEKPPEGPQEKPQEKPPGEPENSPPQGSERGE, encoded by the coding sequence ATGCCCGATGTAGTTGGTGTCTCATTCAAGAGGGCCGGCAAGATTTACCACTTTGAAAAGGGCAGCATTGAGCTTTCCATAGGCGACTACGTCATTGTGGAGACGGTGCGGGGCCGGGAGATGGGAAGGGTATCGGTGGCGAGCCGCGAAGTGGAGGGAGATTCCTCCGGAACTGCCCTCAAGAGCATTATCAGAAAAGCCACCGAAGAGGATTTTGACCTCTATTATGAAAACAGGTTCAAGGCAGCAGAAGCCCTCAAAATCTGCGCCGAGAAAGTGAAGGCCCACAAGCTTGCCATGAAGCTCATCGATGTGGAATATACCCACGAGGGGAGCAAGGTGATCTTTTATTTTTCCGCCGAGGGAAGAATTGATTTCCGAAACCTTGTGCGCGATCTTGCCGCAGTGTTCAAGAAACGGATCGAGCTCCACCAGATCGGCGTCCGCGACGAGGCCAAGCTCATCGGCGGCCTGGGGCCATGCGGCAGGCCCATATGCTGCGCCACTTTCATGACCGAGTTTGACCCCGTCTCCATCAAGATGGCCAAGGAGCAGAACCTCTCCCTCAATCCCGAGAGGATCTCGGGGACCTGCGGGAGGCTCATGTGCTGCCTCAAGCATGAGCACTGCTTTTATCACGAGACCCTCAAGGAGCTCCCTGAGATAGGCACTACCATAGAATTTCCTGAAGGCCCCGGCATGGTGGTGGACCTCTCGGTCCCCAAGCGCTCCGTCATCATGGAGTTTGCAAACAATGTGCGCACCGAAGTACCCCAGGCGGAGCTCCCTCCTTACCGGCCTGCGAGGGCCGAGAGAGGGGAAAACCGCGGCAGGCAGGGAAAGCGTAACGGTGAAAAGCCTCCGGCGCCGCCCTCTCAAAAGCCTGATGAGAAGCCCCAGGAGAAACCTCCCAAGGAGCCCCAGGAGAAGCCTCCCGAGGGGCCCCAGGAGAAGCCCCAGGAGAAGCCTCCCGGGGAGCCCGAAAACAGCCCCCCCCAGGGGAGCGAAAGAGGTGAGTGA
- the holB gene encoding DNA polymerase III subunit delta': protein MYELEVPGQEKAREYLLKAFQSGKVSHAFLFVGPPGTGKSEMALWFAALLTCASPAASPAAPCGTCASCRKIRTSNHPDVRVVKPDEKTLNIRIEEIRGLQRDANFQPIESARKVFIVQNAHRLLDGAANCFLKVLEEPPSHTVMLLTSVTLHALLPTIVSRCQVVKFAPLDREHLAEHLISREGLPPEKALVIAHISQGSAGRARELAGREGLWETRKKVLELCAAATSLSARDVAISVDGLSKGQEEYELVLEFTLGWLRDLLVVKEKAGEAGLINIDMEKRLEDQASQLTIWQITEGIALVKEAYEQLRMQVNPLYVLERMFLSFNRAAQGAESWK, encoded by the coding sequence ATGTACGAACTCGAAGTGCCAGGCCAGGAAAAAGCAAGAGAGTACCTCCTTAAAGCCTTTCAGAGCGGCAAGGTCTCCCATGCTTTTCTCTTTGTGGGCCCCCCGGGAACGGGAAAGAGCGAGATGGCACTGTGGTTCGCCGCCCTTCTCACCTGCGCCTCTCCCGCAGCATCGCCAGCCGCCCCCTGCGGCACCTGCGCCTCCTGCAGAAAAATCCGCACCTCCAATCATCCCGATGTGAGGGTGGTGAAGCCTGACGAGAAGACGCTCAATATAAGGATAGAGGAGATAAGGGGTCTTCAGAGGGATGCCAACTTTCAGCCCATAGAGAGCGCCCGCAAGGTCTTCATAGTGCAGAACGCCCACAGGCTCCTGGATGGAGCGGCAAACTGCTTCCTCAAGGTACTCGAGGAGCCTCCCTCCCACACCGTGATGCTCCTCACGTCGGTGACGCTCCATGCCCTCCTTCCCACTATTGTGTCACGCTGCCAGGTGGTGAAGTTCGCACCCCTCGACAGGGAGCACCTGGCCGAGCACCTGATATCCCGGGAGGGGCTCCCCCCCGAGAAGGCCCTGGTGATCGCCCATATCTCCCAGGGAAGCGCCGGAAGGGCCCGGGAGCTTGCAGGCCGCGAGGGCCTCTGGGAGACAAGAAAAAAAGTGCTGGAGCTCTGCGCAGCGGCCACCTCGCTTTCGGCGCGGGATGTGGCTATATCCGTTGACGGCCTCTCAAAGGGCCAGGAGGAGTACGAGCTCGTGCTGGAGTTCACCCTCGGGTGGCTGAGGGATCTCCTCGTGGTGAAGGAAAAAGCCGGGGAGGCCGGCCTTATCAACATCGACATGGAAAAAAGGCTAGAGGACCAGGCCTCGCAGCTCACCATCTGGCAGATCACCGAAGGCATCGCCTTGGTGAAGGAGGCCTACGAGCAGCTCAGGATGCAGGTGAACCCCCTTTACGTGCTGGAGCGGATGTTCCTCTCCTTCAACAGGGCCGCCCAGGGAGCGGAATCCTGGAAATAA
- the tmk gene encoding dTMP kinase, which produces MKGFFVTFEGIEGTGKSTQAGRLYATLKERGYPVYFTREPGGTKIGNLVREILMNPEHKDMCPLTEIFLFAASRAQHVEKVLRPYIEEGYVVICDRFADSTVAYQAFGRGVPVNVVREINSAATWGIQPSITFFLDLEPQVALKRVSLRVQETEVVPDRLEREQLEFFHKVRDGYRSIAGDEPHRFKILDATLDPHQLAKKILDITQREMRKAGILYRPDGQTADQWDVPSVEKS; this is translated from the coding sequence ATGAAAGGTTTTTTTGTCACCTTTGAAGGGATAGAGGGAACGGGAAAGAGCACGCAGGCGGGAAGGCTCTATGCCACTCTCAAGGAGCGCGGCTACCCTGTCTACTTTACAAGGGAGCCCGGAGGCACGAAGATTGGGAACCTGGTGCGGGAGATCCTGATGAACCCCGAGCACAAGGACATGTGCCCCCTCACCGAGATTTTTCTTTTTGCCGCCTCGCGGGCTCAGCACGTGGAGAAGGTGCTGAGGCCTTACATAGAGGAAGGATATGTGGTGATCTGCGACCGCTTTGCCGATTCCACCGTAGCCTATCAGGCCTTCGGGAGAGGCGTCCCCGTCAATGTCGTGAGGGAGATTAACAGCGCCGCCACATGGGGGATACAGCCCAGCATCACCTTTTTCCTTGACCTGGAGCCCCAGGTGGCCCTGAAAAGGGTGAGCCTCCGCGTCCAGGAGACGGAAGTGGTTCCCGACAGGCTTGAGCGCGAGCAGCTGGAGTTTTTCCACAAGGTCCGCGACGGCTACCGCTCGATTGCAGGCGATGAGCCCCACCGTTTCAAGATCCTGGACGCGACGCTTGACCCCCATCAGCTTGCAAAAAAGATTCTGGACATCACGCAGAGGGAAATGCGCAAGGCCGGAATCCTTTACCGCCCCGACGGACAGACTGCCGATCAGTGGGATGTGCCCTCTGTTGAGAAATCCTGA
- a CDS encoding R3H domain-containing nucleic acid-binding protein, with amino-acid sequence MTSPLKITDDIEQLLEILPPHIRLSLEKLEGLSTLIEAVLDFGRLPEARCPHEFHYLSDRYVSREEIDYIVARVGKFGKDNRAGIERTLHRISAIRNRTSDIIGLTCRVGRAVYGTIDVVSDLLEEDRNILLMGRPGVGKTTMLREMARVLSDVHRKRVIVVDTSNEIAGDGDIPHTGIGSARRMQVQVPEYQHAVMIEAVENHMPEVIVVDEIGVLEEAYAARTIAERGVQLIATAHGNTLENLLLNPTLSDLVGGIQAVTLSDEEARKRGTQKTVLERKAPPTFDMVLEIRDRETFVIHHRLDEAVDQLLRGGVPSPEVRTRNDDGSYRVVPNMREEEPSVNSRSFVIHPSIACAKEHLRIFPYGISRSRLEKAIENLKSSAVIVRTWDNADIILTLKNQEKRDSKKFRAAIFQGIPVVSIKSNTIMQIENFLKDHHMYWSSKDGEEALRETKKGIEFVLREKKDYELSAASSSIRRLQHGIISMHRLRSVSVGKEPHRRVKISSRGLPPFQNGV; translated from the coding sequence ATGACATCGCCTTTGAAGATCACCGATGATATCGAGCAGCTCCTGGAGATACTGCCGCCCCACATCAGGCTCTCCCTTGAGAAGCTTGAAGGTTTGAGCACCCTCATCGAGGCGGTTCTTGACTTCGGGCGCCTTCCCGAGGCCCGGTGCCCCCATGAGTTTCATTACCTCTCCGACCGTTATGTCTCCCGGGAGGAGATAGATTATATCGTGGCCCGGGTGGGTAAGTTCGGGAAGGACAACAGGGCCGGTATCGAGAGGACCCTTCACCGCATCTCCGCCATAAGGAACAGGACCTCTGACATCATCGGCCTCACGTGCCGCGTGGGGAGGGCAGTCTATGGCACCATTGACGTGGTGAGCGACCTTCTGGAGGAGGACAGGAACATACTCCTCATGGGCCGCCCCGGCGTGGGAAAGACCACGATGCTCCGGGAGATGGCCAGGGTCCTCTCCGATGTGCACCGCAAGCGCGTCATCGTCGTGGATACCTCGAACGAGATAGCCGGCGACGGCGATATCCCCCACACGGGGATAGGCAGCGCCCGGAGGATGCAGGTCCAGGTCCCCGAGTACCAGCATGCGGTGATGATTGAGGCAGTGGAGAATCACATGCCCGAGGTGATCGTGGTCGATGAAATCGGCGTGCTGGAGGAGGCCTACGCCGCAAGGACAATCGCCGAGCGCGGCGTGCAGCTCATTGCCACCGCTCATGGCAACACCCTCGAGAACCTGCTTCTCAACCCCACCCTGTCGGACCTCGTAGGGGGGATCCAGGCCGTGACCCTCTCCGACGAAGAGGCACGAAAGCGCGGCACTCAGAAGACGGTGCTGGAGCGCAAGGCACCGCCGACTTTTGACATGGTCCTGGAGATCAGGGACAGGGAGACCTTTGTGATCCATCACCGCCTCGACGAGGCCGTCGATCAGCTGCTCAGGGGGGGAGTGCCGTCGCCCGAAGTGCGCACAAGGAACGACGATGGATCGTACCGTGTGGTGCCGAATATGAGGGAAGAGGAGCCTTCGGTGAACAGCCGCAGCTTCGTGATCCACCCCTCGATTGCCTGCGCCAAGGAGCACCTGCGCATATTCCCTTACGGCATAAGCCGGAGCCGCCTCGAAAAGGCCATAGAGAACCTGAAATCCTCGGCGGTGATAGTGAGGACCTGGGACAACGCCGATATCATCCTTACCCTCAAGAACCAGGAGAAGAGGGATTCAAAGAAGTTCAGGGCCGCCATATTCCAGGGAATCCCCGTGGTCTCCATAAAGAGCAACACCATCATGCAGATAGAGAATTTCCTGAAGGATCATCATATGTACTGGTCATCGAAAGACGGGGAGGAAGCCCTGAGGGAGACAAAGAAGGGAATAGAGTTCGTGCTGAGGGAGAAAAAGGATTATGAGCTCTCTGCCGCGTCGTCGAGCATCAGGAGGCTGCAGCATGGCATCATCTCCATGCATCGTCTCAGGTCGGTAAGCGTAGGGAAGGAGCCTCACCGCAGGGTGAAGATCAGCTCCCGAGGTTTACCTCCTTTTCAAAATGGGGTATAA
- a CDS encoding aminotransferase class V-fold PLP-dependent enzyme — MSPDAATVEMNLHEELVEQEGFREQTGTPYFDGLLHYVTEGTIPFHVPGHQQGRGTPKEFRDFVKEYGLAADITQVLGLDDIHQPLNVCKKAQELAAKAYGADYTYFLINGSSSGNHAMILSVCNPGDKIIVPRNAHRSTTGALILSGAIPVYVEPEFDFEMQVDHNVTTKTLEMSLIDNPDAVAVLIVSPTYYGATADIKGLVDLIHKHHKVAMVDEAWGAHLRFHPELPLSALQAGADICVNSTHKIIAGMSQASMLHVRSGRVDVGRVHSVLRLFLSTSPSCLLVASLDVARKQMATEGKKLLTRTIALAAHLREEINTIPGMHCYGREIIGRPGVFDFDPTRIVFTARELGYTGYDMEKILRYDFNIQIELSDIFNNIALVTIGHNEGMIEALIRALREVSRTRKYPTSMDKIEQYRSKQGKRFELPDWPPSLMIPRDAFVAKQVTIPFNDSEGFICGELVTPYPPGIPILRPGDLITRQIIDYITIEVEGGAHIQGPVDYTMGTIRVVENGKR, encoded by the coding sequence ATGAGCCCAGATGCAGCAACAGTCGAGATGAACCTCCACGAAGAGCTGGTAGAGCAGGAGGGATTCCGCGAACAGACAGGCACTCCTTACTTTGACGGCCTCCTGCACTACGTGACGGAAGGGACCATCCCTTTTCATGTGCCGGGCCACCAGCAGGGGAGGGGCACACCCAAGGAGTTCCGTGATTTTGTCAAGGAGTACGGTTTGGCTGCCGATATCACCCAGGTCCTGGGACTCGATGACATCCACCAGCCCCTCAACGTGTGCAAGAAAGCCCAGGAGCTCGCGGCAAAGGCCTACGGAGCCGATTACACCTATTTCCTCATCAACGGCTCCTCGTCGGGAAACCACGCGATGATCCTCTCGGTCTGCAACCCCGGCGACAAGATCATCGTGCCGCGCAACGCGCATCGCTCCACCACGGGGGCCCTCATCCTGAGCGGCGCCATACCGGTTTATGTGGAGCCCGAGTTTGATTTCGAGATGCAGGTCGATCACAACGTGACCACGAAGACGCTGGAGATGTCCCTTATTGACAACCCCGACGCCGTAGCGGTCCTTATAGTGAGCCCTACCTACTACGGCGCCACTGCAGATATCAAGGGCCTTGTGGATCTCATCCACAAGCACCACAAAGTGGCAATGGTTGATGAGGCCTGGGGGGCGCACCTGCGCTTCCACCCTGAGCTTCCCCTCTCTGCCCTGCAGGCCGGAGCCGATATCTGCGTCAACAGCACCCATAAGATTATTGCCGGGATGTCGCAGGCATCGATGCTCCACGTCCGCAGCGGGCGCGTTGACGTGGGACGGGTCCACTCGGTGCTCCGCCTTTTTCTCTCCACGAGCCCGAGCTGCCTCCTGGTGGCCTCTCTGGACGTGGCCCGCAAGCAGATGGCCACAGAGGGAAAAAAGCTCCTCACGAGAACCATTGCCCTGGCAGCCCACCTGAGAGAGGAGATTAATACCATTCCCGGCATGCACTGCTACGGCAGGGAGATTATCGGCAGGCCGGGAGTCTTTGACTTTGATCCCACGAGGATAGTCTTTACCGCCAGGGAGCTCGGCTACACGGGCTATGACATGGAGAAGATTCTCCGCTACGACTTCAATATCCAGATTGAGCTCTCCGATATCTTCAACAATATCGCCCTTGTGACCATAGGCCACAATGAAGGGATGATCGAGGCCCTCATACGAGCCCTGAGGGAAGTGTCAAGGACAAGGAAGTATCCCACGAGCATGGACAAGATTGAGCAGTACAGAAGCAAGCAGGGCAAGCGTTTCGAGCTCCCCGACTGGCCCCCGTCGCTGATGATTCCCCGCGATGCCTTCGTGGCGAAACAGGTGACAATCCCCTTCAACGACTCCGAGGGCTTCATCTGCGGAGAGCTCGTCACTCCTTATCCCCCGGGCATCCCCATTCTCAGGCCCGGCGACCTCATCACGCGCCAGATCATTGATTACATCACCATCGAGGTCGAGGGAGGCGCCCATATCCAGGGCCCTGTCGATTACACCATGGGCACCATAAGGGTCGTGGAAAACGGCAAGAGGTAG
- a CDS encoding HNH endonuclease translates to MNRVLVLNATNQPLNTTSVRRAIKMIFLRKAEVVIHNGLLIRTPRLVFAVPSVIRLMNFIHVPHRQVPLTRKYILVRDGFTCQYCGRQETRHMTIDHVIPRSRGGESTWGNLVCACKECNNRKNNRALADANMTLMRMPRKPSPQSLLLFSLLEPPPEWLPYLE, encoded by the coding sequence ATGAACAGGGTTCTGGTCCTGAACGCCACCAATCAGCCGCTCAACACCACGTCGGTAAGGAGAGCCATCAAGATGATATTCCTGAGGAAGGCCGAAGTGGTGATCCATAACGGGCTTCTTATAAGGACCCCCCGTCTTGTCTTTGCCGTACCGTCGGTGATAAGGCTTATGAACTTCATCCATGTGCCTCACCGCCAGGTGCCCCTCACGAGGAAGTATATCCTGGTCCGTGACGGCTTTACATGCCAGTACTGCGGCCGCCAGGAGACAAGGCACATGACGATAGACCATGTGATACCCCGTTCCAGGGGCGGCGAGTCCACGTGGGGGAACCTGGTCTGTGCCTGCAAGGAGTGCAACAACAGGAAAAACAACAGGGCCCTCGCCGATGCGAATATGACCCTCATGAGGATGCCGCGGAAGCCTTCCCCTCAGAGCCTTCTGCTTTTCTCGCTCCTGGAGCCTCCTCCCGAGTGGCTGCCCTATCTTGAATAG
- a CDS encoding SAM-dependent chlorinase/fluorinase: MALLGLLTDFGTQDAFAGIMKAVIYSLSPGATVVDISHGVPPRDVAAGALMLESAFPYFPGGSVFAAVIDPGVGTSRQALLMEGGGYFFVAPDNGLLTLAARRIGTVKLYSVTCGKYFLPAVSSTFHGRDIFAPVAAYLLNGVSPGEFGEEIREMVTLPFPEVTCGEERLEGEIVAIDRFGNLISNIRVEHLKGRPLRTVLFRHQRHEGVACSYEEGGGKPWSALFNSSGALELFVYGASASEALCAGRGEAVTAELA, translated from the coding sequence GTGGCGCTTCTGGGCCTCCTCACCGATTTCGGCACTCAAGACGCCTTCGCGGGGATCATGAAGGCCGTTATCTATTCACTTTCTCCCGGTGCCACCGTGGTGGACATCTCCCACGGTGTGCCGCCCCGCGATGTGGCGGCCGGGGCCCTGATGCTGGAGAGCGCCTTCCCTTATTTTCCCGGGGGCTCCGTCTTTGCCGCTGTAATTGATCCCGGCGTGGGGACCTCGAGGCAGGCGCTCCTGATGGAAGGGGGAGGATACTTCTTCGTGGCGCCTGACAACGGCCTCCTCACCCTGGCAGCGCGGCGCATTGGCACGGTGAAGCTCTATTCCGTGACCTGCGGGAAGTATTTTCTTCCCGCCGTGAGCTCCACATTCCACGGCCGTGATATTTTCGCCCCTGTGGCTGCCTATCTCCTGAATGGTGTCTCTCCAGGGGAGTTTGGCGAGGAAATACGGGAGATGGTGACTCTTCCCTTCCCTGAAGTCACTTGCGGGGAGGAGAGGCTTGAGGGTGAGATAGTGGCCATTGACAGGTTCGGCAACCTTATCTCCAATATCAGGGTGGAGCATCTCAAGGGACGCCCCTTGAGAACAGTGCTGTTCCGCCATCAGCGCCATGAGGGAGTGGCCTGCTCATATGAGGAAGGCGGGGGGAAACCCTGGAGCGCCCTCTTCAACTCGAGCGGAGCTCTTGAGCTGTTTGTCTATGGCGCCAGTGCCTCCGAGGCGCTCTGTGCCGGTCGCGGTGAGGCGGTCACCGCGGAGCTGGCATGA